In Sphaeramia orbicularis chromosome 9, fSphaOr1.1, whole genome shotgun sequence, the sequence TTTTTGTCATTCTGATTACACGCTGCTATAAATTACATCCTACATGCACACTTTGTCTTGTCAGGTTGTTCTGAACGTGGCCATGAACAGAAATCCTGTGGCCCAGTTACCTATTGTTTTTCTATCAGATCCTGTTGGGACGGGGGCCAAGAGGCTGCAGGAAGAAActcaaagagagagagaaagagagtttGGTGGTGACGGATACGAAGCAGACTCTGTTTGTTGACCTTAGAAAGAAGGTCATTTTCTGGTTCTGTGGCAAATTCAAatgtagaagctgtttttgtttgtgtgtgcacatgaAAATACGCTTGGTTGTTTAAAGCAAATGAAGTGTTGTTTCAGGGATAAATGAAGCGCCATTGTTAATTTCTGACTCAGGTAACACAGTCCAGTCCAGAGTTTAAACTAAACATGGTGAAGCAGTTTTTAGCTCTTATGCTGCACacaactggaacaaactaccaactgacctgagatcagcccCAAATGTGAACATTTTGAAATCCAGGTTAAAACCTTCCTCTTTTCATGTGCTTATGAATAAACTATTTTCAATCTTATCTATTAAATGAACTTTCTTtaattttaatgtcttgctttactctattttaattttaatgttaattttaatgcatgattttaatataattaatgtctttcttttattcAGTGAATGCTTTTTAAAATCATGTCTTATCTTGGAtgattttaaagtcttttttttttttttatctttttttttttttattttaatgtaatttcaatgtcttgcttttgctgtgatttttgtatacctttgtaaagcgctttgagttaccctgtgtatgaatagtgctacacaaactatacaaataaacttgccttgccttacctttGGAAAACAAGTCCTTTTAAATGCTAGTATTTCTTGAACAATAACCTCTGTATGTTGTAATAGCAGCAGTGTACAGGTAGTAGTGAAGCCTAATCACTTAATGGCCATAGGTTCATCATTTAACCCCATGTGAATGAACGCAAACAACAGGATGTATGAAGCTAGTTTTCTGCAACATGTAACTCTGTATTTATACATTGTATAAAAAATTGTATTAAGTTGTATCGTATAATAtccattttttcagtgtatgatttgtaaTGTGCACTTAAAGAATGTTAATGAATGTATGCATTATTTTAGtatctattatatatatatatatatatatatatatatatatatatatatatatattacttttTAACTACATAGTAGGGGCGACCGGGGATGGTTGTAACATTTTTTTGGGAAGGTGTTGTGAGCCTCCCTACCCCTGCCAGCCATTGTTTAGCTAGCTGTACTAGCATGATGGTTTAAAATGAGTGTTGATGAAATGACTCATATTTTAGCTTAGAGCCTACTCTTCAATCTAATGTAAGTTTCCTAATTCAAACTTCAACAGTGTCAGTGCTAATCAAAATATAAACGTGGTCCAAAAGATTAGTTacttacctgatttttttttttttttttttggctttaaaaCTCACACATTTCTTTCCACAGGCATGCAAATCCACATGCATGGTCAGGGAGGGAGTGGGTACACATGAAATTGATCACATGACACTAATGTCATCCCTTATTGGTGAAAGTGATGCTATTATAACCACCCCCTTGTTCAAAccatccccggtctcccctactgATAAACATGTATTTATCTAAATGATGTGCATGCCATGGGACGTTCCCCTCATGCCAAATACATCTTCTGAGTGgattaaaaaatgagaaaaattcagAAAATTGAGGATGTTTATACTTGTGAAATAATTAAACATGTATTATTCTCATGTACTGCAGTACGGTGTGATTATCTTAAAATAGCACTAGTTGTAGAGTGACTGAATAAATGTGTATAGATAATGCTATTCTTTTGTCTTCGTGTGTCCATAATGTCAGACTCTATTTGTTATATCCTAATTTAGCCTGAAAGGATGCTGTCTAGAATTACCTATGTGAAAGTGACACCTACAGGCTTGATCAAATGACCCTGTGCGACACAGATACAGGTCCCAGAGAAGTCGGTAAATATGTCAGCCTTCTCTGCAGACTTCTTCACCAACAACAGGCCCTATTTCTGCAAATCGTCCCATACCATCCCTTTGGGGAATTTGGGGAATTTATCCTTCTGATGCGGTTGAAGTGGTATCCGATGTGTGCTTTTAACAGCAAGTTAAGAGCTTTAGAATGACTGTGAAACATCTCTTTGTGGAGCACAGCAAGGTGAATGAGCGAGGCACCTTCTCTCCGGGGGACACCCTCTCTGGACAGGTCATTGTGGTGACGACAAAGGAGACCAaggttcagtgtttttttgtcagAGCTAAAGGAAAAGCCAAGGTAACATGGTGTGAAAAAGATGGACAATCCACAGTGGTCCACACTGACAAGAAGAAGTACTTCTATTTTGAACATATAATTCTACAGGATAAAAACAAAGGAGATGGTTTGtatcataaaaatataatattatgttctgtaaaAATAGTTAATAAATATTTAACTCATGTTTTCTTCTTTAAGGTTCAGAAATAATTGGACCTGGAAGAAATGTGTTTCCATTCACCTTTTCGATTCCAAATAAGtgagtgtttttgtttattataatattttacattgAGTTTGTGAATTAAAGTAAAAATGACATTATGTTTATATTACAGAGATATGCCTTCATCCTATAAGGGAAAATGGGGCAGCGTTACATATAGTTTGCGAGCACAGTTGACCCAGTCAATCTGGCTCATTCACAAAACAAAGACCGAGTTCCCTTTTCTGACCAAGTCTGAGTTTCCTTTTGCTTCTAAATCAGAAATGATGATCATCGGACTAAAGGTTTGAAATGGGTATTTAAATGATGATAATTTACTATACAGTTAATATCTACTCATAGAGGTGTTTAGAGATGAACTTGAGTGAaactttatattttaattttacagGAACAGCAACAAGCGACCAGAATTTCATTCCTTGGCTTTGGAAAGGTGACTATGAACGTTACCACAGAGAAAATGGGACTCAAGCAAGGTAAACACATCTCATCTAAGACGAACTGAGATATTTTGTGTGAttaatctttattattattattattattattattattattattattgttgttgttgttgttgttgttgttattatgatgatgattatctatctatctatctatctattattattattattattattattattattattattattattattattattattattgttgttattattcttCATAAACAGATGAGGCCCTGGGAGTTTCTGTAGAAATAACCAACGAATCAGCCCAGACAGTCACCCCTAAGTTCTACCTGTGTGAAAAGCAGACTTTTGTCGCCAAGTCGAAGAAGATAGttcacaaaaatgacattctGTTTGGGACGGGAGACCCTGTTCCACCTGAGACCATTCAGTTTACAACAAGGGTTCTAAGTATTCCTCCACAGCTTCCCCCAACCTTCTTGAACTGCTCCATGATGAATCTGGAGTATAGAATCAAGGTAAATAGAACAGTCATTCACAACTATTCACTTTCattttaaaaacccaaacaaccactggcatctgaaaacagaatcagaattgccACAGAACCCTTTCTTTGAAATTTGCAGAGAGGAACAGAGAGGATAACACAAGCACATAcgtaagacatcatacagttttcacacattacacgtggacacatgctggaactttttcagtggatttggtAGGATTTGGGGGACAGGGCGAAAAAACAGAGTTCAAGGGCAGACAAAGTTTGGAGTGGGGAGGggggagtatgtgtgtgtgttgtgtgtcatactgatctaaaatattactactaatcctatcaatacatataaataatccaGACAAAATCCAGATTCTCAGTttttcagagactccatagtgtatgtggaaacaccgtgatctcctgcaacattgattcaccattaaaacccttATAGT encodes:
- the LOC115426207 gene encoding arrestin domain-containing protein 3-like — protein: MTVKHLFVEHSKVNERGTFSPGDTLSGQVIVVTTKETKVQCFFVRAKGKAKVTWCEKDGQSTVVHTDKKKYFYFEHIILQDKNKGDGSEIIGPGRNVFPFTFSIPNKDMPSSYKGKWGSVTYSLRAQLTQSIWLIHKTKTEFPFLTKSEFPFASKSEMMIIGLKEQQQATRISFLGFGKVTMNVTTEKMGLKQDEALGVSVEITNESAQTVTPKFYLCEKQTFVAKSKKIVHKNDILFGTGDPVPPETIQFTTRVLSIPPQLPPTFLNCSMMNLEYRIKVTLDVPLGRDPEIKLPLVILLGSPKPHQQKPKRSIWFRNLPG